DNA sequence from the Prosthecodimorpha staleyi genome:
CCTTGTAGCCGGCCAGGATGACGACCAGATCGTCGCGCTGGTTCTCCATCACCTGGAGCAGGATCTCGATCGCCTCCTGACCGTAGTCCTTCTCGTTCTCGGGGCGGTAGAGATAGTAGGCCTCGTCGATGAACAGGACGCCGCCGAGCGCGCGCTTCAGGACTTCGCGCGTCTTCGGCGCGGTGTGGCCGATATACTGGCCGACCAGATCGTCGCGCGTGACGGCGACGAGATGACCGCGGCGGACATAGCCGAGCCGGTGCAGGATGCCGGCCATGCGCCGGGCGACCGTGGTCTTGCCGGTGCCCGGATTGCCGGTGAAGCTCATATGCAGGGTCGGCGGCTGCGACGGCACGCCCAGCGTCCGGCGCGCACGGACGACCAGCAGGAAGGCGGCGATCTCGCGGATGCGCCGTTTAACCGGTTCCAGCCCGATCAGGTCGCGGTCGAGTTCGGCCAGCAGCGCCCCGATCTCAGTCTCGGCATAGAGCGCCTTCAGGTCGAGGGTCGCTGGCGGCTGCGCCGCTGGCGGCAGAGCCGCGGGCGGCGAGGTCTCGGGGGGCAACACTCGGGCGTCCGAATCCTCGCCCGTCGCTGCATCGGTCGGTCCGGTCATCGGCGCTGTCCTCCGTTGGCCAGTCTGGCCGGCCCGCGGCAGGAACGCCATGCGGCGAAGGGACCGGACACGCCAACGCGCCGAGGCCAGGACGCGCCGCCGGCGGCGTCAGCCGTCCAGCATCGCCGCGGCGATCAGCCGTTCGGTATAGGGGTGGCTCGGCGCGGCGAAGATGCGGTCGGTCGGACCGCGCTCGACCACGGCGCCGTCCTTCATCACCAGGATCTCGTCGGAAAGCGCGCGCACCACGCGCAGATCGTGGCTGATGAACAGATAGGCGAGCGCGTGGGCGGCCTGCAGGTCGCGCAGGATGTCGACGATCGCCGCCTGGACCGACCGGTCGAGCGCTGACGTCGGCTCGTCGAGCACGACGAGGCGGGGCTTCAGGATCAGCGCGCGGGCGATGGCGATGCGCTGGCGCTGGCCGCCGGAGAATTCGTGCGGGAAACGGTAGCGGGTCGCCGGGTCGATGCGCACCTCCTCCAGCGCCGCCGCCGCGCGGGCGTCGCGGTCGCGCGCGGCGAGTTCCGGCGCGTGGACGCGCAGCCCCTCGGCGACGATCTCGCCGATCGTCATCCGCGGGCTGAGCGAACCGAACGGGTCCTGGAACACCATCTGCAGCGACCGGCGCAGAGGCCGCATCGCCGCCCGGTCGAGCCCGTCCAGGCGGCGGTCCTCGAAACGAACCATGCCGGACCCGGGCAGCAGATTGAGCACGGCCCGGCCGAGCGTCGACTTGCCCGAGCCGCTCTCGCCGACGAGGCCGATCGTCTCGCCGCGCCGGATCGCGAGCGAGACCCGGTCGACCGCCCGGAACACCAGGGCGGGCTGGAACAGGCCGCCGCCGATGCGGAAGTCGACCGAGACCTCGTGGGCGTCGAGCACCACGGGCGCGCCGTCCGGTACCGGCGCCTTGCGGCCGCGCGGCTCGGCGGCGAGCAGCGCACGGGTATAGGGATGCTCCGGCGCGGCGAACACGGTGGCGGTCGGCCCGGCCTCCACCACCCGGCCCCTCTCCATGACCATGACCCGCGCGGCGCGGCGCTTCACCAGGGCAAGGTCGTGGGTGATGAAAACCATCGCCATGCCGAGCCGGGCCTGCAGGTCGGCGAGGAGATCGAGGATCTCGGCCTGGATGGTCACGTCCAGGGCGGTGGTCGGCTCGTCGGCGACAAGCACGTCGGGTTCGCCGGCGAGCGCCAAGGCGATCACCACCCGCTGGCGCTGCCCGCCCGACAATTCGTGCGGATAGGACCCGAGCCGGCGCTCCGGATCGCGCAGGCGGACGAGGCGCAGCAGATCGAGCGCCCGGGCCCTGGCGGCCGCCCGGTCGAGCCCGTGATGGTGGCGCAGCACCTCGGCCAGGAGATCGCCGACCCGGGTCAGCGGATCGAGCGCCGTCATCGGCTCCTGGAACACCATGCCGATGCGCCGGCCGCGGATGCGGGTCAGCTCGCCGGGCGGGCGGTTCAGGATCTCGGTGCCGTCGAGCCGTACGCTGCCGCTCGCCCGGCCGTTGGCGGCGAGCAGGCCGAGCACGGCCAGCATCGCCTGGCTCTTGCCCGAGCCGCTCTCGCCGACCACCGCGACCGTCTCGCCGCGATCGAGATCGAGCGAGAAGCCGTCGACGGCGGCCACGTCGCCGCGCGGCGTCGCGAAGGCGACGGCGAGATTGCGGATCGAGAGCAACGGCGCGGCCATCTAGCGGTCCCGCGGATCGAGAGCGTCGCGCAGGCCGTCGCCGACGAAATTGAGCGCGGCGAGCAGCGCGACCAGCACAGCGGACGGCGCGATCAGCAGCCAGGTGGTGTCCTGGATGGCCTTGGCGCCCTCGGAGACCAGCATGCCGAGGCTGGTCAGCGGCTCCTGCACGCCGAGGCCCAGGAAGGACAGGAAGCTTTCGATCAGGATCACCTTGGGCACTAGCAGCGTCAGATAGACGACGACGGTGCCGAGCGTGTTCGGCACGATGTGGCGTAGCACGATGCCGGCGGTGGAGACGCCGAGCGCTTCCGCGGCCTGGACGAATTCCTGACGCTTCAGCGACAGCGTCTGTCCGCGCACGATGCGCGCCATATCGAGCCATTCGATCGCCCCGATGGCGACGAAGACCAGCACGAAATGGCGCCCGAAGAAGACCACCAGCATGATCACGAAGAAGATGAAGGGCAGCGCATAGAGGATGTCGACGATGCGCATCATCAGGGCATCGATCCGGCCGCCGAGATAACCAGCCGTCGCCCCCCAGGCCACCCCGATCATCAGCGCGACCAGGCTCGCGAGCAGGCCGACCACCAGCGAGACCCGCGCCGCCACCAGGGTGCGGGCGAGAAGGTCGCGGCCGTTGCCGTCGGTGCCGAACAGGAACAGATGCCGCTCGACATTCGTCTCCACGACCATGCGACGGCCCTCGTCGGTCGTCTCGACGATGCGGGTGCCCTCGAAGGCATCCGAGCGGTCGAAGGCGGCGGCGATGCGCGGATCGATCGGCCGGCTCGCGGTCAGGATCAGGCGCAGGCTGTCGCCGGTCAGGCCGGTGGCGGCGATCGTGGCGCGGGCGCGCGACGCGACGCGGCGGGCGATCTCGTCGACCCGGTCGGGGCCGGGTTGCGCGGAGAGGTTCGGCGCGGCGCGGACGAAATCCGGAAAGACCCGGTCGTAGCCGTTCGGCAGCAGGATCGGGCCGAGCACGGCGGCGAGCGCGAGCGCGACCAGCACGACCAGGCCGGCCATCGCGCTGCGGTGGCGGACGAAGCGCGCCAGCGCGTCGGCGGCCGGCGAGCCGGCTGCGGAGGCGGCCGGTGCGGGGGGCGGCGCCGGTGCGGGCGTCTGTGCTGGCGTCGGCGCGGCCATCAGTAGCGCACCCGCGGATCGATCACGGCATAGAGGAGGTCGACCAGCAGGTTGACGGCGATGACGAAGATCGCGATCAGGACGACCGTGCCCATGACCAGCGTATAGTCGCGGTTGAGCGCACCCTCGACGAAGAAGCGTCCGACGCCCGGGATGCCGAAGATGGTCTCGACCACGACCGAGCCGGTCAGCAGGGCCGCCGCCGCCGGGCCGAGATAGGAGACCACCGGCAGGGACGCGGCGCGCAGCGCATGGGCGAGCACCCGGCGTTCCGGCAGGCCGGCGGCGCGCAGGGTGCGGATCGACGGCGAACGCAACTGCTCGATCAGGCTCGCCCGCGTCAGCCGCGCCACCACGGCGATCTGCGGCAGCGCCAACACGATCACCGGCAGCACGCCGTTTCGCCAGGCGCCACCGTTCCAGCCGCCGACCGGCAGGAGGCCGAGAACGAGGCCGAAGGTGATCTGCAGAAGCGGCGCGACGACGAAATTGGGGATGGTCAGGCCGGCCGTCGCCACCGCCATGGCGGCGTGGTCGGCGGCCCGGTTCTGGCGCATCGCGGCGGCGATGCCGAGGCCGGTGCCGACCAGGATGGCGATCAGGAGGGCCGCGCCGCCGAGCCCCATCGAGACCGGCAGGGCGCCGGCGAAAAGCTCGGCGACGGTGAAGTCGCGCCAGGTGAAGCTCGGGCCAAAATCGCCACGCAGCAGCCCGGTCAGATAGCGCCAATACTGTTCGGGAAGCGGTCGGTCGAGCCCGAACACCCGGTTCAGGTTCTCGAGCGTCTTCGGGTCGAGCGGCCGTTCCAGGTCGAACGGACCGCCGGGCGCAACCCGGATCAGGAAGAACGAGATGGTGACGACCAGGAACACGGTCGGGATGGCACCGAGCAGCCGGCGCAGGGCGTAGCTCAGCATCGCGCCAGACCCGCTTCGCCCGGAAGCCCAGCCGTGTGCGCGTCCCCCGCCCCGCCCCCAAGGCAGACCACCGACGCGGCCGGACTCCGCCACGCCCAGGCCCGGGATCCGACCCGGGTCGTCCGGTGGACGACCCGCCCCAAGGCGCGCGCCAAGGCGGTCACTTCAGCGACAGATAGCGGGTCGGATGCGCGTCGCGCAGGTTGTCTTCCCAGCCGACCAGCCGGTCGGAGACGAGATTCTTCGACGCGTAGTAGAGCAACGGCACGAAGGGCAGGTCGCGCATGAAGATGGTCTCGGCCTGCTTCAGGATGGCGGCGCGCTTGTCGAGATCGACTTCGGCGGCGGCGGCCTTCATCAGGGCGTCGTATTCGGGATTCTCGTAGCGGGCATAGTTCAGGCCGACATTGTCGCTCTGGACAAGGAACAGGAAGTTCTGCGGGTCCGGATAGTCGGCGATCCAGCCGGCGCGCGCCACGTCGTAGTCGCCGCGATCGCGCAGCAGCGCGTAGTGGGTCTTCAGGTCGGTATTGACCAGCGACACCTCGACGCCGAGCGGCTTCCACATGTCGGCCAGCGCGATCGAGGTCTTCTTGTGGTTCTCGGAGGTGTTGTAGCGGATTTCGAGCTTCAGCGGCTTGCCGCCGGGGCCGTAGCCGGCCGCCTTCATCAGCTTGATCGCCGCCTCCTCGCGCTCGATCGGCGTCTGGTCCTTCCAGGTCGCATAGGCCGGCCCGCCGGCATAGTTGGCGATGCCCGGCGGCACGAAGGAATAGCCCGGCACCATCGTGCCGCCCCAGATGTCTTCGGCCAGGAACTCGCGGTCGACGACCATCGACAGGGCCTGGCGGACGCGCACGTCGGCGAGCGCGGCCTTCTTGGTGTTGAAGGAGAAATAGTAGGTGCCGAGATAGGGCGCCAGATGAAGCTGCTTGCCCAAGGTCTTGCGGATGAAGCCGATCTGGTCGGCGGGCACGTCGTCGTTCGACTGCAGCTCGCCGGCCTGGAAGCGGCGCAGCGCCGCCGAGCGGTCCTCGGTCGGGTAGAATTGGACGGCGTCGATCTTGACGGTCGCGGCGGCGTGGAAGGCCGGGTTGCGCTCCAGGCGGATATGTGACGAGGGCACGAATTCCTTCAGCCGGTAGGGTCCGTTGGAGACGATGTTCTCGGCCTTGACCCAGTCCTTGCCGAATTTCTGCACCGAGGCGGGATGCACCGGCAGGCCGGTGGAATGGGTCAGGAGCTGGATGAAATAGGGCGTCGGCGCCTCAAGCGTCACCTCGAAGGTCAGCGGATCGACCGCCCGCACGCCGAGTTCGGCCGGCGGCAGCTGGCCCTTGTTGACCTTCTCGGCATTCTTCACCGGATAGAGCACGGCCGCATATTTGCCGGCCGTGGCGGGATCCTGCAGGCGCCGGAACGAGAAGGCGAAATCCTCCGCCGTGACCGCATCGCCGTTGCTCCATTTCGCA
Encoded proteins:
- a CDS encoding ABC transporter ATP-binding protein, yielding MAAPLLSIRNLAVAFATPRGDVAAVDGFSLDLDRGETVAVVGESGSGKSQAMLAVLGLLAANGRASGSVRLDGTEILNRPPGELTRIRGRRIGMVFQEPMTALDPLTRVGDLLAEVLRHHHGLDRAAARARALDLLRLVRLRDPERRLGSYPHELSGGQRQRVVIALALAGEPDVLVADEPTTALDVTIQAEILDLLADLQARLGMAMVFITHDLALVKRRAARVMVMERGRVVEAGPTATVFAAPEHPYTRALLAAEPRGRKAPVPDGAPVVLDAHEVSVDFRIGGGLFQPALVFRAVDRVSLAIRRGETIGLVGESGSGKSTLGRAVLNLLPGSGMVRFEDRRLDGLDRAAMRPLRRSLQMVFQDPFGSLSPRMTIGEIVAEGLRVHAPELAARDRDARAAAALEEVRIDPATRYRFPHEFSGGQRQRIAIARALILKPRLVVLDEPTSALDRSVQAAIVDILRDLQAAHALAYLFISHDLRVVRALSDEILVMKDGAVVERGPTDRIFAAPSHPYTERLIAAAMLDG
- a CDS encoding ABC transporter permease subunit; the encoded protein is MAAPTPAQTPAPAPPPAPAASAAGSPAADALARFVRHRSAMAGLVVLVALALAAVLGPILLPNGYDRVFPDFVRAAPNLSAQPGPDRVDEIARRVASRARATIAATGLTGDSLRLILTASRPIDPRIAAAFDRSDAFEGTRIVETTDEGRRMVVETNVERHLFLFGTDGNGRDLLARTLVAARVSLVVGLLASLVALMIGVAWGATAGYLGGRIDALMMRIVDILYALPFIFFVIMLVVFFGRHFVLVFVAIGAIEWLDMARIVRGQTLSLKRQEFVQAAEALGVSTAGIVLRHIVPNTLGTVVVYLTLLVPKVILIESFLSFLGLGVQEPLTSLGMLVSEGAKAIQDTTWLLIAPSAVLVALLAALNFVGDGLRDALDPRDR
- the cbbX gene encoding CbbX protein — its product is MTGPTDAATGEDSDARVLPPETSPPAALPPAAQPPATLDLKALYAETEIGALLAELDRDLIGLEPVKRRIREIAAFLLVVRARRTLGVPSQPPTLHMSFTGNPGTGKTTVARRMAGILHRLGYVRRGHLVAVTRDDLVGQYIGHTAPKTREVLKRALGGVLFIDEAYYLYRPENEKDYGQEAIEILLQVMENQRDDLVVILAGYKDRMETFFAANPGFRSRVAHHIDFPDYSDPELFEIAVRIADAEGYRFSDAAEAALIDYVARRKTQPNFANARSIRNAIDRARLRQAMRLFDGSGLVDRDQLITIEASDIRASRVFSM
- a CDS encoding peptide ABC transporter substrate-binding protein — protein: MRLMPLLALSCALAATGLGPLGAAPATTESVYHRGNSGEPETLDPHKTSTVPESNVLRDLFEGLVAHDARGEPVPGVAQSWTISPDGKVYTFKLRADAKWSNGDAVTAEDFAFSFRRLQDPATAGKYAAVLYPVKNAEKVNKGQLPPAELGVRAVDPLTFEVTLEAPTPYFIQLLTHSTGLPVHPASVQKFGKDWVKAENIVSNGPYRLKEFVPSSHIRLERNPAFHAAATVKIDAVQFYPTEDRSAALRRFQAGELQSNDDVPADQIGFIRKTLGKQLHLAPYLGTYYFSFNTKKAALADVRVRQALSMVVDREFLAEDIWGGTMVPGYSFVPPGIANYAGGPAYATWKDQTPIEREEAAIKLMKAAGYGPGGKPLKLEIRYNTSENHKKTSIALADMWKPLGVEVSLVNTDLKTHYALLRDRGDYDVARAGWIADYPDPQNFLFLVQSDNVGLNYARYENPEYDALMKAAAAEVDLDKRAAILKQAETIFMRDLPFVPLLYYASKNLVSDRLVGWEDNLRDAHPTRYLSLK
- a CDS encoding ABC transporter permease, yielding MLSYALRRLLGAIPTVFLVVTISFFLIRVAPGGPFDLERPLDPKTLENLNRVFGLDRPLPEQYWRYLTGLLRGDFGPSFTWRDFTVAELFAGALPVSMGLGGAALLIAILVGTGLGIAAAMRQNRAADHAAMAVATAGLTIPNFVVAPLLQITFGLVLGLLPVGGWNGGAWRNGVLPVIVLALPQIAVVARLTRASLIEQLRSPSIRTLRAAGLPERRVLAHALRAASLPVVSYLGPAAAALLTGSVVVETIFGIPGVGRFFVEGALNRDYTLVMGTVVLIAIFVIAVNLLVDLLYAVIDPRVRY